Proteins encoded by one window of Rubrobacter naiadicus:
- the coaE gene encoding dephospho-CoA kinase (Dephospho-CoA kinase (CoaE) performs the final step in coenzyme A biosynthesis.) — protein MSEEGGPVTLAVTGPLACGKSTFVAMLGELGAETISADGVVHDLMATDAELIEKIVRRFGEHVRGERGIDRRALGREVFGDRRALEDLEEMVHPLVWREVGRRISASRAPLFVAEVPLLFEGKHASDFDFTLTVLAPRERRLGWARERGMPERQFEAVEARQLSAEEKARRADIVVNNDGGMERLREQAVKVWERLLSGGGRGR, from the coding sequence GTGTCGGAAGAGGGAGGGCCGGTGACGCTCGCCGTCACCGGCCCTCTGGCCTGCGGGAAGAGCACCTTCGTGGCGATGCTCGGTGAGCTGGGGGCAGAGACCATCTCGGCCGACGGGGTGGTGCACGATCTCATGGCCACGGATGCGGAGCTGATCGAGAAGATCGTACGCCGCTTCGGGGAACACGTGCGGGGGGAGCGGGGGATAGACCGCCGGGCGCTCGGACGGGAGGTCTTCGGCGACCGGCGGGCCCTCGAGGATCTGGAAGAGATGGTCCACCCGCTCGTCTGGCGTGAGGTCGGGCGCAGGATCTCCGCCAGCCGCGCCCCGCTCTTCGTGGCCGAGGTGCCGCTGCTCTTCGAGGGTAAACACGCCTCCGACTTCGATTTCACCCTGACGGTGCTCGCTCCCCGGGAGCGCCGGCTGGGGTGGGCGCGGGAGAGGGGGATGCCCGAGAGGCAGTTCGAAGCCGTGGAGGCGAGGCAGCTCAGCGCTGAAGAGAAAGCTCGCCGGGCCGACATCGTCGTGAACAACGACGGCGGGATGGAGCGCCTCAGGGAGCAGGCCGTGAAGGTGTGGGAGCGTCTTCTGTCCGGAGGAGGGCGGGGACGGTAG
- a CDS encoding PH domain-containing protein → MAEKPMAQAAARGNTIVNVYADRVEIVSGWQGQHTERIPHRSIADVRVRGLVNCTLTISTNEGRVYRLEHMALPDANEIRAAIGHQKRKAGLYG, encoded by the coding sequence GTGGCGGAGAAGCCCATGGCTCAGGCGGCGGCGCGAGGCAACACCATCGTCAACGTCTACGCCGACCGGGTCGAGATCGTGAGCGGCTGGCAGGGACAGCACACGGAGCGCATCCCCCACCGCAGCATCGCCGACGTCCGGGTGCGCGGGCTCGTCAACTGCACCCTCACGATATCCACCAACGAAGGCCGCGTCTACCGGCTGGAGCACATGGCGCTCCCGGACGCCAACGAGATAAGGGCGGCCATCGGCCACCAGAAGCGCAAGGCCGGGCTGTACGGCTAG
- a CDS encoding DNA polymerase I, protein MRLYLIDGYSLLYRAFYALPQSISTREGLMTNALYGFTSVLLKILGEEGEKGVAVVWDGGLPSSRTGLYEGYKAQRKPMPEELKDQLEHLDDILRAMNVPVVRGEGHEADDVIATLSRRVPEGSELMIVTGDQDAMQLVDGNVRVMRTSSRSGFSETKVYGREEVVEEYGVTPEQIPDYKALTGDPSDNIPGVRGIGPKSASKLLQRFGSLEGIYEHLDEVSPEGTRRKLEEGRESAFMSLELARMHFDVPVDFDLEGLKFEGVSPECREVFERYEFNSFLERRLPELPVAGGGRVEAPRRRRVRIAGEPSEPSLDPVAVAPVGDGRWAVATAEDEAYVSGELPAGQLWVHDAKGCGVRRASFDTYLAAYLIQPGTRSYEPETLARERGLEGVEVEHEDPEVAGAARRAALVYALVPGLRDELEEMGLSRLYYEVELPLADVLAKMERVGMPVDVGTLEEVGREIEGRISELEARIFEEVGHPFNISSPKQLGEVLFEELSIPPVRKTKTGYSTDAKVLQQLALQGYTVAGRVIEYRELTKLRGTYVEALSRLVGEDGRIHTTLNQTTTATGRISSDSPNLQNIPVRTELGARIRDAFTASEGRVLLVCDYSQIELRILAHMTREPALVEAFRSGEDIHTRTASEVFDVRPESVTPELRRRAKMVNFGILYGISGYGLATRLGNVHPSEAERYIKRYLERYPRVSEFIRKTNEEARELGYTTTLFGRRRYVPELRSKNKSVQRLGERLAFNARVQGTAADIIKIAMVDIDGRLPEGADMIMQVHDELVFDVERDLVGEVAALAAARMVAACELDPPLEVEVKSGERWGSVAPLSLQKSDRMS, encoded by the coding sequence ATGCGCCTGTATTTGATCGACGGATACTCACTGCTCTACCGGGCTTTCTATGCTCTTCCGCAGAGCATATCCACCCGTGAGGGGCTCATGACCAACGCCCTCTACGGGTTCACGAGCGTCCTGCTCAAGATCCTCGGCGAGGAGGGCGAGAAAGGGGTCGCGGTCGTCTGGGACGGTGGGTTGCCCAGCTCCCGGACCGGGCTCTACGAGGGGTACAAGGCGCAGAGGAAACCCATGCCGGAGGAGCTCAAGGACCAGCTCGAGCACCTCGACGACATCCTCCGGGCGATGAACGTGCCGGTCGTCAGGGGCGAGGGGCACGAGGCCGACGACGTCATAGCCACCCTCTCGCGGCGGGTACCGGAGGGGAGCGAGCTCATGATCGTCACCGGGGATCAGGACGCCATGCAGCTCGTGGACGGCAACGTCAGGGTGATGCGCACCAGCTCCAGGAGCGGCTTCTCCGAGACGAAGGTCTACGGGAGGGAGGAGGTCGTCGAGGAGTACGGGGTCACCCCGGAGCAGATCCCGGACTACAAGGCGCTCACCGGGGATCCTTCGGACAACATCCCCGGCGTGCGGGGGATCGGCCCCAAGAGCGCCTCGAAGCTCCTGCAGAGGTTCGGGAGCCTGGAAGGCATCTACGAGCACCTGGACGAGGTCTCTCCCGAGGGGACGCGCCGCAAGCTCGAGGAGGGAAGAGAGAGCGCTTTCATGTCGCTCGAGCTGGCGCGGATGCACTTCGACGTACCGGTGGATTTCGATCTCGAAGGGCTCAAGTTCGAAGGGGTCTCGCCGGAGTGCCGGGAGGTCTTCGAGCGCTACGAGTTCAACAGCTTCCTCGAGAGACGGCTGCCGGAGCTCCCGGTGGCCGGTGGCGGCAGGGTCGAGGCGCCGCGCCGGAGGCGCGTCCGGATCGCGGGAGAACCATCGGAGCCGAGCCTCGACCCGGTGGCCGTGGCGCCGGTCGGCGACGGGCGCTGGGCCGTCGCCACCGCCGAGGACGAGGCGTACGTCTCAGGGGAGCTCCCGGCCGGACAGCTCTGGGTGCACGACGCCAAGGGCTGCGGCGTGAGGCGGGCCAGCTTCGACACCTACCTCGCCGCCTACCTCATACAGCCCGGCACCCGCAGCTACGAGCCCGAGACGCTGGCCCGGGAGCGGGGTCTCGAGGGGGTCGAAGTCGAGCACGAGGACCCCGAGGTGGCCGGCGCCGCGCGGCGGGCGGCGCTGGTCTACGCGCTCGTCCCCGGTCTGCGCGACGAGCTCGAGGAGATGGGGCTCTCCCGCCTCTATTACGAGGTCGAGCTCCCGCTCGCCGACGTGCTCGCGAAGATGGAACGGGTGGGGATGCCGGTGGACGTGGGGACGCTCGAGGAGGTCGGGCGGGAGATAGAGGGCAGGATCTCCGAGCTCGAGGCCAGGATCTTCGAGGAGGTGGGGCACCCGTTCAACATCAGCTCGCCCAAGCAGCTCGGGGAGGTTCTCTTCGAGGAGCTCTCCATACCCCCCGTCAGGAAGACCAAGACCGGATACTCCACCGACGCCAAGGTGCTCCAGCAGCTCGCGCTGCAGGGGTACACCGTGGCCGGGCGGGTCATCGAGTACCGCGAGCTCACCAAGCTCCGCGGCACCTACGTGGAGGCCCTGAGCAGGCTCGTCGGCGAGGACGGACGCATCCACACCACGCTGAACCAGACCACCACGGCCACCGGGCGCATCTCGAGCGACTCGCCCAACCTGCAGAACATCCCCGTGCGCACCGAGCTCGGGGCGCGCATCAGGGACGCGTTCACCGCCTCCGAGGGCCGCGTCCTGCTCGTCTGCGACTACTCGCAGATAGAGCTCAGGATCCTCGCGCACATGACCCGGGAGCCCGCGCTCGTCGAGGCCTTCCGGAGCGGGGAGGACATCCACACCCGCACCGCCTCAGAGGTCTTCGACGTCAGGCCGGAGAGCGTGACCCCCGAGCTCAGGCGGAGGGCCAAGATGGTCAACTTCGGCATCCTCTACGGCATCTCCGGATACGGGCTCGCCACGCGTCTCGGCAACGTCCATCCCTCCGAGGCCGAGCGCTACATAAAGCGCTACCTCGAGCGCTACCCCAGGGTCAGCGAGTTCATCCGCAAGACCAACGAGGAGGCGAGGGAGCTCGGGTACACCACCACCCTCTTCGGCAGGAGACGCTACGTCCCCGAGCTCAGGAGCAAGAACAAGAGCGTCCAGAGGCTCGGCGAAAGGCTCGCGTTCAACGCCCGGGTGCAGGGGACGGCCGCGGACATCATCAAGATCGCGATGGTGGACATAGACGGGCGGCTGCCGGAGGGGGCGGATATGATCATGCAGGTCCACGACGAGCTCGTCTTCGACGTCGAGAGGGATCTGGTCGGGGAGGTCGCCGCGCTCGCCGCCGCGCGCATGGTCGCGGCCTGCGAGCTCGACCCCCCGCTCGAGGTCGAGGTAAAATCCGGGGAGAGATGGGGCAGCGTCGCGCCCCTGTCCCTGCAAAAGAGTGATAGAATGAGCTAG
- a CDS encoding LPXTG cell wall anchor domain-containing protein, translating into MRKLLSMAMLFVTAALLLAPAALAQTYIDTTPQAGETCPPGTAGAFGDPGTGKLICASKQGVADIEAGRQPSDAVYVSDMLTSTSAPTSSTPASSTAVPSNTPATTAALPSTGGPAHLLPIAGVLLVGGGLLGLRRYR; encoded by the coding sequence TTGAGGAAGCTGCTGTCGATGGCCATGCTGTTCGTGACGGCTGCGTTATTGCTTGCTCCGGCGGCCCTGGCGCAGACCTACATAGACACCACTCCGCAGGCTGGCGAGACCTGTCCGCCGGGGACCGCTGGAGCCTTCGGAGACCCCGGCACCGGCAAGCTCATTTGCGCGTCGAAGCAGGGTGTTGCGGACATAGAGGCCGGCAGGCAGCCATCGGACGCTGTGTACGTGAGCGATATGCTCACGAGCACCTCGGCTCCGACGAGCTCGACGCCGGCCAGTTCCACGGCCGTCCCTTCGAACACCCCGGCGACCACCGCCGCTCTGCCGAGCACCGGTGGTCCGGCGCACCTGCTTCCCATAGCGGGGGTACTGCTCGTCGGAGGTGGACTGCTGGGCTTGCGCAGGTATCGCTAA
- the rpsA gene encoding 30S ribosomal protein S1, translating to MRDFFREENGEIVPVDESILIDFSDGDIVEGEVVRIDKDEVLVDIGYKSEGLIPANELSIRKGVDPHEIVELGQRIEALVLQKEDADGRLILSAKRAAFEKAWNRIEEAYAAQENVEGPVIEVVKGGLILDIGLRGFLPASLVDIRRVRNLDAFLGQRLECKVIELNRSRNNVVLSRRAVLEEERKEERERILTSLKEGDIVEGTVSNLVDFGAFVDLDGIDGLIHISELSWNHVDHPSEVVQVGEKVKVKVLEVDQERERISLGLKQTRKDPWQEVVEQVEVGQTIHGRVTKLVSFGAFVEVAEGVEGLIHISELADHHVETPGEIVRSGDEVDARVIDVDPKRRRLSLSLRPERSEKEERRREEREDRPRRDRPRDTGVRTAGAFDQLSNLDLERE from the coding sequence ATGCGGGACTTCTTCCGCGAGGAGAACGGGGAGATAGTCCCGGTAGACGAGAGCATCCTCATAGACTTCAGCGACGGGGACATAGTCGAGGGCGAGGTCGTCCGGATAGACAAGGACGAGGTCCTCGTGGACATCGGGTACAAGTCTGAGGGCTTGATCCCGGCCAACGAGCTCTCGATCCGCAAGGGCGTCGACCCGCACGAGATCGTCGAGCTCGGCCAGCGCATCGAGGCGCTGGTGCTCCAGAAGGAGGACGCCGACGGGCGTCTGATCCTCTCCGCCAAGCGGGCGGCCTTCGAGAAGGCCTGGAACCGGATCGAAGAAGCCTACGCCGCGCAGGAGAACGTCGAGGGGCCGGTCATAGAGGTCGTCAAGGGCGGTCTGATCCTGGACATCGGGCTAAGAGGCTTTTTGCCGGCGAGCCTGGTGGACATCCGGAGGGTCAGGAACCTCGACGCCTTCCTGGGTCAGAGGCTCGAGTGTAAGGTCATAGAGCTCAACCGCAGCCGCAACAACGTCGTGCTCTCCCGCCGCGCGGTCCTCGAAGAGGAGCGCAAGGAGGAGCGTGAGAGGATCCTTACCTCCCTCAAGGAGGGCGACATCGTCGAGGGTACGGTCTCGAACCTCGTCGACTTCGGCGCGTTCGTGGACCTCGACGGGATAGACGGTCTGATCCACATCTCCGAGCTCTCCTGGAACCACGTCGACCATCCGAGCGAGGTCGTACAGGTCGGGGAGAAGGTCAAGGTCAAGGTGCTCGAGGTGGATCAGGAGCGCGAGAGGATCTCGCTCGGCCTCAAGCAGACCCGCAAGGATCCCTGGCAGGAGGTCGTCGAGCAGGTCGAGGTTGGTCAGACGATCCATGGCCGGGTGACCAAGCTCGTCTCCTTCGGAGCGTTCGTCGAGGTCGCCGAGGGGGTGGAGGGTCTGATCCACATCTCCGAGCTCGCCGACCACCACGTGGAGACGCCGGGCGAGATCGTGCGCAGCGGCGACGAGGTGGACGCGCGGGTGATCGACGTCGACCCGAAGCGCCGGCGGCTCTCGCTCTCGCTGCGTCCCGAGCGCTCCGAGAAGGAGGAGCGGCGCCGCGAGGAGCGTGAGGACCGTCCGCGCCGAGACCGGCCCAGGGACACCGGCGTGCGTACGGCTGGTGCCTTCGACCAGCTCTCCAACCTGGATCTGGAGAGGGAGTAA
- a CDS encoding lytic transglycosylase domain-containing protein: MGASSVRRRAGTVVYTTRGGRRRAARRRARRRRRSVLLAVVLLLALTVFWPRLYGIFERATHPLEYAPQIRAASQKFGVDPTLVAGVIYTESRFGHDSESSKGAYGLMQIMPSTARFIAEHGGIRGDYRDPGVNIEMGTWYLSYLEHRYPQDERLALAAYNSGEGKVAQWGLRPGFSLRQIPYAETRDYVRNVLAAQKTYRRLYGPELRGG; the protein is encoded by the coding sequence GTGGGAGCGTCTTCTGTCCGGAGGAGGGCGGGGACGGTAGTCTACACGACCAGAGGTGGACGCCGCAGGGCGGCCAGACGCAGGGCCCGGCGCAGGAGGAGGAGCGTGCTGCTCGCCGTCGTGTTGCTGCTCGCCCTCACCGTCTTCTGGCCCCGGCTCTACGGGATCTTCGAACGCGCGACACATCCTCTGGAGTACGCGCCGCAGATACGCGCCGCGAGCCAGAAGTTCGGCGTCGACCCCACGCTCGTGGCCGGTGTGATCTACACCGAGAGCCGCTTCGGTCACGACTCGGAGTCCTCGAAGGGGGCCTACGGCCTGATGCAGATCATGCCCTCCACGGCGCGCTTCATCGCCGAGCACGGCGGCATACGGGGGGATTACCGGGATCCCGGGGTCAACATCGAGATGGGCACCTGGTATCTGAGCTATCTGGAGCACCGCTATCCGCAGGACGAGCGTCTGGCGCTCGCCGCCTACAACTCCGGGGAGGGAAAGGTCGCGCAGTGGGGGCTGCGTCCGGGGTTCAGCCTCCGGCAGATCCCGTATGCCGAGACCCGCGACTACGTGAGGAACGTGCTCGCCGCGCAGAAGACCTACCGCAGGCTCTACGGTCCCGAGCTGCGCGGCGGCTAG
- a CDS encoding MerR family transcriptional regulator codes for MEKTWRIGELARSTGLSVRTLRHYDEIGLLRPARRTESGYRLYGPEDVLRLQRILSLRSLGLPLSEVARCLDDPEFTALRVVELHAERVREELRIKGALLERLELVAERLRSSGGSSPAELVQTAMEVIEMSERLERYYTPEQREYLEKRARELGRERIRRVEEEWPRLIAEVRAEMEAGTDPRSERVRELARRWKKLVEEFTGGDEGISRSLGRMWGEEEEIHGHDTARMREMISYISRAEASEDKP; via the coding sequence ATGGAGAAGACCTGGAGGATAGGAGAGCTTGCCCGGAGCACCGGCCTCTCGGTGCGCACGCTGCGCCACTACGACGAGATCGGGCTGCTCCGCCCCGCCCGCAGAACAGAGTCCGGCTACCGGCTCTACGGCCCGGAGGACGTTCTCAGACTGCAGCGGATCCTCTCGCTCCGCTCGCTGGGGCTGCCCCTGAGCGAGGTCGCCCGCTGCCTGGACGATCCGGAGTTCACGGCGCTGCGGGTCGTCGAGCTGCACGCGGAACGGGTGAGGGAGGAGCTGCGCATCAAGGGGGCTCTGCTCGAGCGGCTGGAGCTGGTGGCAGAGAGGCTGCGCTCGTCCGGAGGGTCTTCCCCAGCAGAACTCGTGCAAACAGCGATGGAGGTGATCGAGATGTCGGAGAGGCTCGAGAGATACTACACCCCCGAGCAGCGGGAGTACCTCGAGAAGAGGGCCCGGGAGCTCGGCCGGGAGAGGATCCGCCGGGTCGAGGAGGAATGGCCGCGCCTCATCGCGGAGGTCCGGGCCGAGATGGAGGCGGGGACCGACCCCCGGAGCGAGCGGGTGAGGGAGCTCGCCCGGCGCTGGAAGAAGCTGGTCGAGGAGTTCACCGGCGGCGACGAGGGGATCTCCCGCTCGCTCGGCAGGATGTGGGGCGAGGAGGAAGAGATACACGGCCACGACACCGCGCGGATGCGCGAGATGATCTCCTACATCTCGCGGGCGGAGGCCAGCGAGGATAAGCCCTAG
- the uvrB gene encoding excinuclease ABC subunit UvrB, with translation MENQLENSFRVNSAYRPTGDQPQAIEKLASGLESGLRAQTLLGVTGSGKTHTMARIIEKVGRPSLVIAHNKTLAAQLASEFSEFFPNNAVEYFVSYYDYYQPEAYVPQTDTFIEKDAQINEDIDRLRHSATSALFTRRDVIVVASVSAIYGLGSPEEYRQKMVLLEKGGFYDLDDVLRDLVRIQYARNDYQLSRGNFRVRGDVLEIHPAYQDTVYRLSFFGDEVESIAEVDPLTGEVLREPETLTIYPATHFVTGEEKLERAIKGIEEELEERYAELEREGKMLEAYRLRQRTQYDLEMLRELGYCSGIENYSRHLDGRPAGSTPYTLLDYFPDDYVTFVDESHITLPQIRGMYNGDRSRKETLVEHGFRLPSALDNRPLRWEEFLLKTNQLVFVSATPGPYELENSDQIVEQIIRPTGLVDPEVEVRPTRGQIDDLMNEIHKRVERDERVLVTALTIKMAEDLTDYLLEHGVRARYMHANIETLERIQIIRGLRSGEFDVLVGINLLREGLDLPEVSLVAILDADKEGFLRGERALIQTIGRAARNVNGRVIMYADRETEAMRAAIGETNRRREIQTEYNERHGITPQTIKKGVSDILIAAEAKGLYKTQRRKRPTAPRDPDELRDLIARLQAEMMEAAEELRFEQAAELRDEIRELERQLQEAAS, from the coding sequence ATGGAGAACCAGCTAGAGAACAGCTTCCGGGTGAACAGCGCCTACCGGCCGACCGGAGACCAGCCGCAGGCCATAGAGAAGCTCGCCTCCGGGCTCGAATCCGGGCTGCGGGCGCAGACGTTGCTCGGGGTGACCGGCTCGGGCAAGACGCACACGATGGCCCGCATCATCGAGAAGGTCGGGCGGCCCTCGCTCGTCATCGCGCACAACAAGACGCTCGCGGCCCAGCTCGCGAGCGAGTTCTCCGAGTTCTTCCCGAACAACGCCGTCGAGTACTTCGTCAGCTACTACGACTACTACCAGCCCGAGGCCTACGTCCCCCAGACCGACACCTTCATCGAGAAGGACGCCCAGATCAACGAGGACATAGACCGCCTGAGGCACTCGGCCACCAGCGCGCTCTTCACCCGGCGCGACGTGATCGTGGTGGCGAGCGTCTCGGCGATCTACGGCCTGGGGAGCCCGGAGGAGTACCGGCAGAAGATGGTCCTGCTGGAGAAGGGCGGCTTCTACGACCTCGACGACGTGCTGCGGGATCTCGTGCGCATCCAGTACGCCCGCAACGACTACCAGCTCTCCCGCGGCAACTTCCGGGTCCGGGGGGACGTGCTGGAGATACACCCGGCCTACCAGGACACCGTCTACCGCCTCTCTTTCTTCGGCGACGAGGTGGAGAGCATCGCCGAGGTCGACCCGCTGACCGGGGAGGTGCTGCGCGAGCCGGAGACGCTCACGATCTACCCGGCGACCCACTTCGTCACCGGCGAGGAGAAGCTCGAGCGCGCGATAAAGGGCATCGAGGAGGAGCTCGAGGAGCGCTACGCCGAGCTCGAGCGTGAGGGGAAGATGCTCGAGGCCTACCGGCTCCGGCAGCGGACCCAGTACGACCTGGAGATGCTGCGCGAGCTCGGCTACTGCTCCGGGATCGAGAACTACTCCCGGCACCTCGACGGGCGCCCCGCGGGCTCGACGCCGTACACCCTGCTCGACTACTTCCCCGACGACTACGTCACCTTCGTCGACGAGTCGCACATCACGCTGCCCCAGATCCGGGGGATGTACAACGGCGATCGCAGCCGCAAGGAGACGCTGGTGGAGCACGGCTTCCGGCTCCCCTCGGCGCTGGACAACCGGCCCCTGAGGTGGGAGGAGTTCCTCCTGAAGACCAACCAGCTCGTCTTCGTCTCGGCCACCCCGGGCCCCTACGAGCTCGAGAACAGCGACCAGATAGTCGAGCAGATCATCCGCCCGACCGGGCTCGTCGACCCCGAGGTCGAGGTCCGCCCGACGCGGGGTCAGATCGACGACCTGATGAACGAGATCCACAAGAGGGTCGAGCGGGACGAGCGGGTCCTGGTCACCGCGCTCACGATCAAGATGGCCGAGGACCTCACGGACTACCTCCTCGAGCACGGGGTGAGGGCCCGCTACATGCACGCGAACATCGAGACGCTGGAGCGCATCCAGATCATCCGTGGCCTGCGCAGCGGCGAGTTCGACGTGCTCGTCGGGATAAACCTGCTGCGCGAGGGGCTCGACCTGCCGGAGGTCTCGCTCGTGGCCATACTGGATGCGGACAAAGAGGGTTTCCTGCGCGGCGAGCGGGCGCTCATCCAGACCATAGGCCGGGCGGCGCGCAACGTGAACGGGCGGGTCATCATGTACGCGGACAGAGAGACCGAAGCGATGCGCGCGGCGATCGGCGAGACCAACCGCCGCCGGGAGATACAGACAGAGTACAACGAACGCCACGGGATCACGCCCCAGACGATCAAGAAGGGCGTCTCGGACATCCTGATCGCCGCCGAAGCGAAGGGGCTCTACAAGACGCAGCGAAGGAAGCGTCCTACTGCTCCGCGCGACCCGGACGAACTTCGCGACCTCATCGCGCGGCTGCAGGCCGAGATGATGGAGGCCGCCGAGGAGCTGAGGTTCGAACAGGCGGCGGAGCTGCGCGACGAGATCCGGGAGCTCGAACGCCAGCTGCAGGAAGCCGCTTCCTAG
- a CDS encoding dihydrodipicolinate synthase family protein, translated as MQREREGGLRGVFTAVLTPLDEHLDPDHEAFVRHCLRLLDAGCHGVSVFGTTGEGNSFSVAEREEALEALVEGGVPGERLLPGTGSCSLTDAVRLCEKAIEVGAGGVLVLPPFYYKDAGDEGLFRFFAELVERVGDERLRVYLYHIPQVSGVGLSLELMRRLHEAYPQTIVGTKDSEGRWERIERTCRELDGFEVFAGSEEFLLRTLRAGGVGCISASANLNSRLARRVYDLHEAGEDAEGAQRDLDALRKAMEGYPTIPALKALLHRATGEEGWTRLRPPLLPLGEREERELASGVPVEELL; from the coding sequence TTGCAGCGAGAGAGGGAGGGTGGTCTCAGAGGGGTCTTCACCGCCGTGCTGACGCCGCTCGACGAGCACCTCGACCCGGACCACGAGGCGTTCGTCCGCCACTGCCTGAGGCTTCTCGACGCCGGATGCCACGGGGTGAGCGTCTTCGGGACGACGGGGGAGGGGAACTCGTTCTCGGTGGCCGAGAGGGAGGAGGCGCTGGAGGCGCTCGTCGAGGGTGGCGTGCCGGGCGAGAGGCTCCTGCCGGGCACGGGTTCGTGCTCGCTCACCGACGCGGTTCGTCTGTGCGAGAAAGCGATCGAGGTCGGTGCGGGCGGCGTGCTGGTCCTGCCGCCCTTCTACTACAAGGACGCCGGCGACGAGGGGCTCTTCCGCTTCTTCGCCGAACTGGTCGAGCGGGTGGGGGACGAGAGGCTCAGGGTCTACCTGTACCACATCCCGCAGGTCTCCGGTGTCGGGCTGAGCCTGGAGCTGATGCGCCGGCTGCACGAAGCGTACCCGCAGACGATCGTCGGGACCAAGGACAGCGAGGGCCGCTGGGAGCGCATCGAGAGGACCTGTCGCGAGCTCGACGGGTTCGAGGTCTTCGCCGGCTCCGAGGAGTTCCTGCTGCGTACGCTGCGCGCCGGTGGGGTGGGGTGCATCTCCGCCTCCGCCAACCTGAACTCCCGGCTCGCGCGCAGGGTCTACGATCTGCACGAGGCCGGTGAAGACGCGGAAGGGGCACAGAGGGATCTCGACGCGCTGCGAAAGGCGATGGAGGGTTACCCGACGATCCCGGCGCTCAAGGCGCTCCTGCACCGGGCCACCGGGGAGGAAGGGTGGACCCGGCTCAGACCGCCGCTCCTCCCGCTCGGAGAGCGGGAGGAGCGGGAGCTCGCCTCCGGCGTTCCGGTGGAGGAGCTGCTCTAG